The following are encoded in a window of Phytoactinopolyspora mesophila genomic DNA:
- a CDS encoding metallophosphoesterase, which produces MTVLVHAADLHLNSPLYGLQRHYPNEDWHAPTRQALPDLVTAAVGESADVVVLAGDITDRDWYDDHTARSFREAMTDLHDAGIVVFVIDGNHDAACGFRRDLAGSPDPLPPNVWWFDSGHAHTVVLEELGLAVHGRGLPAAVVAEDLTATFPAGIPGLLNVGIQHTSLDNSRPGQPCAPTTLDALLQRDYQYWALGHVHPREVVRTAPWVVYSGNTQGRTARESGPKGVTVTTAEGERITDVRHRELSLVRWAHLAVAAADDVDTTIERTDTELGSVAQLLQDGQRLAVRIEITGGTWSEQRLADVAAAIRDAAGTDPRYLVENIGWAGRLTTSANTRRDGAAGQR; this is translated from the coding sequence GTGACGGTTCTCGTTCATGCCGCCGATCTGCACCTCAACAGCCCGCTCTATGGGCTTCAGCGGCACTACCCGAATGAGGACTGGCATGCGCCGACTCGCCAGGCGCTGCCGGACCTGGTCACCGCCGCGGTCGGGGAATCTGCCGACGTTGTTGTTCTTGCGGGCGACATCACCGACCGCGACTGGTATGACGATCACACGGCGCGGTCCTTCCGGGAAGCGATGACGGACCTGCACGACGCGGGGATCGTCGTTTTCGTCATCGACGGCAATCACGACGCCGCATGCGGCTTCAGGAGGGATCTGGCTGGTTCACCGGACCCATTGCCGCCGAATGTCTGGTGGTTCGATTCCGGCCACGCGCACACGGTGGTGCTTGAGGAGCTGGGACTGGCCGTCCACGGGCGTGGTCTACCGGCTGCCGTCGTGGCTGAGGATCTCACCGCGACGTTTCCGGCCGGCATTCCTGGACTGCTGAACGTCGGCATCCAGCACACCAGCCTCGACAACAGCCGTCCCGGGCAGCCGTGCGCGCCCACCACCCTGGACGCCCTGCTTCAGCGTGATTACCAGTACTGGGCGCTCGGGCACGTGCATCCGCGTGAGGTGGTGCGTACCGCCCCGTGGGTGGTGTACTCCGGCAACACCCAGGGGCGCACTGCCAGAGAGTCCGGCCCCAAGGGCGTGACGGTGACCACGGCCGAAGGGGAGCGGATCACTGACGTGCGCCATCGCGAACTTTCGCTCGTGCGTTGGGCGCACCTTGCGGTGGCGGCCGCTGACGACGTCGACACAACTATCGAGCGGACCGATACCGAACTCGGCTCCGTGGCGCAGCTCCTGCAGGACGGCCAACGACTCGCCGTCCGGATCGAGATCACCGGCGGGACGTGGTCGGAGCAACGCCTGGCAGACGTCGCCGCGGCGATCAGAGACGCGGCCGGCACCGACCCGCGTTACCTGGTTGAGAACATCGGCTGGGCGGGGCGGCTGACGACGTCTGCGAATACCAGACGAGATGGGGCGGCTGGCCAGCGGTGA
- a CDS encoding serine/threonine-protein kinase, translated as MYGPGVRLAERYLLDELIGSGGMGEVWRATDQVLGRTVAVKVMRSQLVAQPGFAQRFLAEARAMATIKHSAVVDVYDYQGDSSTAILVMELVEGEPLSRRLHRMGRLTPDFTTALVAQTAEALQAAHDTGIVHRDVKPANLLITKDDRVVLTDFGIARSGTSAQLTATGEVVGTPSYLAPEQVLGHPATPRSDMYALGVVAYECLTGRLPFAGDNSFAVATQRLHEPPAPLDADVPPGVAALVRRMLATEPDQRWPSARELAVTARNVAAAPHDAQTVVAHPDDLATQVQAFNPPPPPAQQTAPTVAQPPPRPVPATHVLRPTPVQPEPARRPAPARREAAPARRAEQPAPSRPRRRRIPLIAGALLALAGLCLAVYVGQLWNLHADVVAVVENWLTGTFEWLSGIVPIIAWAVVAVYGFLTAMLLILAIPVALGSRAARRLSLTFGFVTLLVAAPLGVAGAFLVGRLDPEADVLRELLATIPASYPGYTIAAGLTAMVSILTALILLMSRSAP; from the coding sequence ATGTACGGCCCTGGAGTGCGGCTCGCCGAGCGCTATCTCCTGGACGAGCTCATCGGCAGCGGTGGCATGGGCGAGGTCTGGCGAGCGACGGACCAGGTGCTGGGACGGACCGTCGCGGTCAAGGTCATGCGCTCGCAACTGGTTGCCCAGCCCGGCTTCGCGCAGCGGTTTCTCGCCGAAGCTCGCGCCATGGCCACCATCAAGCACTCTGCGGTGGTGGATGTCTACGACTACCAAGGCGACTCCTCCACAGCCATCCTGGTGATGGAACTCGTCGAGGGGGAACCTCTGTCGCGCCGGTTGCACCGGATGGGCCGGCTGACGCCAGATTTCACCACCGCCCTGGTGGCGCAGACCGCCGAAGCTCTGCAGGCCGCCCACGACACCGGCATCGTGCACCGTGACGTCAAACCGGCCAATCTGCTCATCACGAAAGACGACCGGGTGGTTCTCACCGACTTCGGCATCGCCCGATCCGGAACGTCCGCACAGCTGACCGCCACCGGCGAGGTGGTCGGCACGCCGTCGTACCTCGCGCCGGAACAGGTGCTCGGCCATCCGGCCACTCCTCGATCGGATATGTATGCGTTGGGCGTGGTCGCCTACGAGTGCCTCACCGGAAGACTGCCGTTCGCCGGCGACAACTCATTCGCTGTCGCCACCCAGCGCCTGCACGAGCCCCCGGCTCCGTTGGACGCCGACGTCCCACCCGGAGTGGCCGCTCTTGTCCGGCGCATGCTGGCCACCGAACCGGATCAGCGGTGGCCGTCAGCGCGCGAACTCGCCGTGACCGCGCGGAACGTCGCGGCCGCGCCCCATGACGCCCAGACCGTCGTCGCGCACCCCGACGACCTCGCCACGCAGGTACAAGCGTTTAACCCACCGCCGCCGCCTGCGCAGCAAACCGCCCCGACGGTCGCACAGCCACCCCCGCGGCCTGTACCCGCGACCCACGTACTACGTCCCACGCCGGTCCAGCCGGAGCCGGCTCGGCGGCCGGCGCCCGCTCGGCGCGAGGCCGCTCCAGCGCGGCGCGCTGAGCAGCCTGCCCCGTCCAGGCCGCGCCGCCGCCGCATTCCGCTCATCGCCGGAGCCTTGCTCGCCCTGGCGGGCTTGTGTCTCGCGGTGTACGTCGGACAGCTGTGGAACCTGCACGCGGATGTCGTCGCGGTCGTCGAGAACTGGCTCACCGGTACGTTCGAATGGCTCAGCGGCATCGTGCCGATCATCGCCTGGGCAGTGGTCGCGGTCTACGGCTTCCTCACGGCGATGCTGCTGATCCTCGCCATTCCCGTCGCGCTCGGTAGCCGGGCAGCCCGGCGACTGTCACTCACCTTCGGTTTCGTCACGCTGCTCGTCGCGGCGCCCCTGGGTGTGGCCGGTGCCTTCCTGGTCGGCAGGCTCGATCCCGAGGCGGATGTCCTGCGCGAGTTGCTCGCCACCATCCCGGCGTCATACCCGGGCTACACGATCGCGGCCGGGCTCACGGCGATGGTCTCCATACTCACGGCCCTGATCCTGCTCATGTCCCGGTCCGCTCCTTGA
- a CDS encoding cupin domain-containing protein has protein sequence MTALPAFPGATSVSRLSVYPDACQDGLAGGTPHMHTASAEGYVVVGGSGALQTVDMSGFRETELGPGSTVWFTPGTIHRAINRGELEVIVVMQNSGLPEAGDAVMTFPPDVVSEVARYRAAATLPVGEPEEVMADAVTRRRELAVEGFLHIAERVSSGDTTPLEEFYDHAVALVREAAPGWRETWEASVARETRKTAEVLDALERGDGEHLRASAVLESPPSETSRWGMCGRLRTHDVAHPHVHSAGS, from the coding sequence ATGACTGCGCTGCCAGCCTTTCCAGGCGCAACGTCGGTGAGCCGCCTGTCGGTCTATCCGGATGCCTGTCAGGACGGGCTCGCGGGCGGCACACCGCATATGCACACCGCATCCGCTGAGGGGTACGTCGTCGTCGGCGGCTCCGGGGCATTGCAGACCGTCGACATGTCCGGTTTCCGGGAGACCGAGTTAGGACCTGGCTCGACAGTATGGTTCACCCCCGGGACCATTCACCGGGCGATCAACCGGGGTGAGCTCGAGGTGATCGTCGTCATGCAGAACTCCGGCCTCCCGGAAGCGGGCGACGCCGTCATGACATTCCCGCCGGACGTGGTCAGCGAAGTGGCGCGGTACCGCGCCGCCGCGACGTTGCCGGTGGGTGAGCCCGAGGAGGTCATGGCGGACGCCGTCACGCGTCGCAGGGAACTGGCGGTCGAGGGCTTCCTGCACATCGCGGAACGCGTCAGCAGCGGCGACACAACTCCGCTCGAGGAGTTCTACGACCACGCGGTGGCACTGGTCCGTGAGGCGGCGCCCGGATGGCGCGAAACCTGGGAGGCGTCAGTGGCGCGGGAGACGCGCAAGACCGCCGAGGTGCTCGACGCGCTCGAACGCGGTGATGGTGAACATCTGCGGGCCTCCGCGGTGCTCGAATCCCCGCCGAGTGAGACCTCACGGTGGGGCATGTGCGGCCGGTTGCGTACCCACGATGTGGCGCACCCGCACGTGCACTCCGCAGGTTCTTGA
- a CDS encoding PmoA family protein, whose protein sequence is MSPTLRIDHALDRAVSVTAGDVELFTYTYRPDTPVLESPKPYLHPIRTLAGDVVSLFRPHDHVWHKGIAWSLPHVGEHNFWGGPTYVHGSFYVQMDNNGSAVHREMTALAAAGQRAQIGHRLDWRAQNGEPVIDEHRVLTVEVVDEGTWVLIFDTTMNNVSGAPLDIGSPTTKGRPNAGYGGLFWRGPRSFTGGIVQSATTAGSGNDLRGTRAEWLGFRGQHDETGEWSTLVMVDDAANPQHPPLWFTRTEEFACLCPAPFFDEETRVDDGDTIRFRYAVVVATGDRDAEGTAQLAATGRDALAAARNTSAVSTPDPAEHSGVVA, encoded by the coding sequence ATGAGTCCCACTCTGCGGATCGACCACGCGCTCGACCGGGCGGTGAGCGTCACTGCCGGCGACGTCGAGTTGTTCACCTACACCTACCGGCCGGACACACCCGTGCTGGAGTCACCGAAGCCGTATCTGCACCCGATCCGCACGCTGGCCGGAGACGTCGTCAGTCTGTTCCGGCCGCATGACCACGTGTGGCACAAGGGCATCGCGTGGTCGCTCCCGCACGTGGGGGAGCACAACTTCTGGGGTGGTCCCACCTACGTGCACGGCAGTTTCTACGTGCAGATGGACAACAACGGCAGCGCCGTGCACCGGGAGATGACGGCCTTGGCGGCGGCCGGCCAGCGGGCACAGATCGGGCACCGGCTCGATTGGCGGGCGCAGAATGGCGAGCCGGTTATCGACGAGCACCGTGTGCTGACGGTGGAGGTTGTGGACGAGGGCACATGGGTACTGATCTTCGACACGACCATGAACAACGTCTCCGGAGCCCCACTCGATATCGGCTCACCGACCACCAAGGGCCGTCCGAACGCCGGGTACGGAGGGCTGTTCTGGCGAGGGCCTCGATCGTTCACGGGCGGCATCGTGCAGTCGGCCACCACTGCGGGAAGCGGCAATGATCTGCGCGGAACTCGCGCGGAGTGGCTGGGCTTCCGCGGTCAGCATGACGAGACCGGTGAGTGGTCGACGCTGGTCATGGTGGACGACGCCGCGAATCCGCAACATCCGCCGCTCTGGTTTACCCGCACCGAAGAGTTCGCCTGCCTCTGCCCAGCACCGTTCTTCGACGAGGAGACCCGCGTGGATGACGGCGACACCATCAGGTTCCGCTACGCCGTAGTGGTGGCCACCGGTGACCGAGATGCTGAAGGTACGGCCCAGCTCGCTGCCACGGGCCGTGATGCTCTGGCGGCGGCGCGGAACACGTCAGCGGTGTCCACGCCGGACCCGGCCGAGCACTCGGGGGTGGTGGCATGA
- a CDS encoding Gfo/Idh/MocA family protein, producing the protein MSQRSYRTAIVGTGAIANAHAGAVQAAAERASLAAVVDVDAGRARAFADKWGVPRVFASLAEMLLEEEVDVVHVCTPPQQHASLAKQCLAEHVTVLLEKPPALSLAEMDDIVAAERRSSARVATVFQHRFGPGAIRLRRMAGKAELGRPLLATCATQWFRDEAYFAAPWRGSWENEGGGPTMGHGIHQFDLLLSVLGPWREVTAVASRSARPTQTEDISMALVTFDNGAVASVVNSVVSPREVSALRFDFEHATVELEHLYGYTDADWRITAAPGHDDIAERWTAEKSEVPSGHDEQLRAVLDALDAGQPPPVTLDDTRLTMEFIAALYASAFTGERIQRGQIGPDSPFYQRMDGTGAPWAEVSIA; encoded by the coding sequence ATGTCCCAACGCAGTTATCGGACGGCGATCGTCGGAACCGGTGCAATCGCCAATGCCCACGCCGGGGCCGTCCAGGCCGCAGCAGAGCGCGCCAGCCTCGCGGCGGTGGTCGATGTGGACGCCGGCCGGGCACGAGCTTTCGCCGACAAGTGGGGCGTGCCGCGTGTCTTCGCCAGCTTGGCGGAAATGCTGCTGGAGGAGGAGGTGGACGTGGTCCACGTGTGCACTCCTCCTCAGCAGCACGCGTCGTTGGCGAAGCAGTGCCTGGCCGAGCACGTGACGGTGCTGCTCGAGAAGCCGCCGGCGCTGTCGCTGGCGGAGATGGACGACATCGTCGCCGCCGAGCGGCGCTCGTCGGCGCGGGTGGCCACCGTCTTCCAGCATCGGTTCGGACCGGGCGCGATCCGATTGCGGAGGATGGCCGGTAAGGCGGAACTGGGCCGCCCGCTGCTGGCCACCTGCGCCACTCAGTGGTTCCGCGACGAAGCCTATTTCGCGGCGCCGTGGCGCGGGTCGTGGGAGAACGAAGGTGGCGGGCCCACGATGGGCCATGGCATTCATCAATTCGATCTGCTGCTTTCGGTCCTGGGTCCATGGCGTGAGGTGACGGCGGTGGCAAGCCGCAGCGCTCGCCCCACGCAGACCGAGGACATCTCGATGGCGCTGGTGACCTTCGACAACGGCGCCGTGGCGTCGGTGGTGAACTCGGTGGTGTCACCACGGGAGGTGTCGGCGCTCCGGTTCGACTTCGAGCACGCGACAGTGGAGCTGGAACATCTCTACGGCTATACCGATGCCGACTGGCGGATCACCGCCGCGCCCGGGCACGACGACATCGCCGAGCGATGGACGGCCGAGAAGAGCGAGGTGCCGAGCGGACACGACGAGCAGTTGCGGGCGGTGCTCGACGCGCTGGACGCCGGCCAACCACCGCCCGTGACGCTGGACGATACGCGGCTGACCATGGAGTTCATCGCTGCCCTGTATGCGTCGGCGTTCACCGGGGAACGTATCCAACGTGGCCAAATCGGTCCGGACAGCCCGTTCTACCAGCGTATGGACGGAACGGGAGCACCGTGGGCGGAGGTGAGCATCGCATGA
- a CDS encoding ABC transporter substrate-binding protein — protein MRHPHPRRLATRAVLLGVAASLALTACGSDDAGSDNNNDNDNDNASAETELSDDPVTLRFTWWGSDERHQRTQDVIDLFEAEYPHITVRGEFKDWNGYWDSLATTVAANDAPDIIQMDELYLASYAERGALLDLGTVDGHLDTSGFDENALATGVVEGGQYALPVGLSAYSFVVNVDLLEEYGFDLPDDDTWSWDDLKEIGGEISEASGGAVTGVQSWGFDAGGVNIWARQAGASVYDDDGNVVIPPEVLADYWTYLSDLAEEGIAPDASTTIERSTAGLDQSGTATNNSVFATWWNTQLSSLTAASGSELQLLKLPGEADATAPGAYYKPSMYWSISARTDHPNEAALFVDFLANSEEAGGVLLTDRGVPANENVRSAIAGELTDTDTAALQYIDEITVGETPRVTPNGGSGIEAILGRYTEQVLFGQITPEDAAESFIQELQSEIDAA, from the coding sequence ATGCGCCACCCTCATCCACGTCGCCTCGCTACCCGTGCGGTATTGCTGGGTGTTGCCGCATCGCTCGCGCTGACCGCCTGCGGAAGCGATGACGCCGGCTCGGACAACAACAACGACAACGACAACGACAACGCCAGCGCGGAGACGGAGCTGTCGGACGACCCGGTGACATTGCGTTTCACCTGGTGGGGCTCGGATGAGCGGCACCAGCGGACCCAGGATGTCATCGACCTGTTCGAGGCGGAGTATCCCCACATCACCGTTCGTGGGGAGTTCAAGGACTGGAACGGCTACTGGGACAGTCTCGCCACCACCGTCGCCGCCAACGACGCGCCGGACATCATCCAGATGGACGAGCTGTATCTGGCCTCCTACGCCGAGCGTGGCGCCCTGCTGGACCTCGGAACAGTCGACGGGCACCTCGACACATCGGGCTTCGACGAGAACGCACTGGCCACCGGTGTCGTGGAAGGCGGTCAATACGCCCTGCCCGTGGGGCTGTCGGCGTATTCGTTCGTGGTGAACGTCGACCTTCTCGAGGAGTACGGATTCGACCTGCCCGACGACGACACCTGGTCCTGGGATGACCTGAAGGAAATCGGCGGGGAGATCTCCGAGGCCAGCGGCGGTGCCGTGACCGGGGTGCAGTCCTGGGGGTTCGATGCCGGCGGGGTGAACATCTGGGCCCGCCAGGCCGGGGCATCGGTGTATGACGACGACGGAAACGTGGTCATCCCGCCGGAGGTGCTGGCCGACTACTGGACCTACCTGAGCGATCTGGCCGAGGAAGGCATCGCGCCGGACGCGTCCACCACCATCGAGCGGTCCACCGCAGGACTCGATCAGTCCGGCACGGCCACCAACAACTCGGTTTTCGCCACCTGGTGGAACACGCAGCTCAGCTCTCTCACCGCAGCCAGCGGGTCCGAGCTACAGCTGCTCAAGCTGCCAGGTGAGGCCGATGCGACCGCCCCGGGCGCGTACTACAAGCCGTCGATGTACTGGTCGATCTCCGCGCGCACCGATCATCCGAACGAGGCGGCATTGTTCGTCGACTTCCTCGCCAACAGCGAAGAAGCGGGTGGGGTGTTGCTGACCGACCGAGGCGTCCCAGCCAACGAGAATGTCCGTTCGGCGATCGCCGGTGAGTTGACCGACACGGACACCGCGGCCCTGCAGTACATCGACGAGATCACCGTCGGTGAGACTCCGCGGGTGACCCCCAACGGTGGGAGCGGCATCGAGGCGATTCTCGGCCGCTACACCGAGCAGGTGTTGTTCGGGCAGATCACGCCCGAGGACGCGGCCGAGAGCTTCATCCAAGAGCTTCAGTCCGAGATCGACGCGGCCTGA
- a CDS encoding carbohydrate ABC transporter permease, whose translation MTDLRSGQVPGTSADGTPRGWHGRPGADVSLGRGGPGRRSGRPRDPVLPAAVRSVAKHAGLILAALLMLYPVVWMVVSSLRPSAEIFRQTGVFLDTLQVDNYSEGWDALSHSFGHYMINSAIVVLGCIVGNLVACSMAAYAFARLEFTAKRLWFAIMLGTIMLPIHVIIVPQYILFSQLGWVNTFLPLIIPKILATDAFFIFLMVQFIRGLPRELDEAARIDGCGHGRIFLKVILPLMIPALATTAIFTFIWTWNDFFSQLIYLTDPEMYTVPVALRSFVDSTVATSWGSMFAMSVLSLIPVFLAFLIGQRYLIKGIATTGGK comes from the coding sequence ATGACTGATCTTCGTTCCGGGCAGGTCCCCGGCACCTCCGCCGACGGCACCCCGCGTGGGTGGCATGGCCGGCCGGGCGCTGACGTGTCGCTGGGGCGGGGCGGGCCCGGCCGCAGGTCGGGACGGCCCAGAGATCCGGTCCTGCCCGCGGCCGTGCGTTCGGTGGCCAAACATGCCGGGCTCATACTGGCCGCTCTTCTCATGCTGTATCCGGTTGTCTGGATGGTGGTCAGCTCACTGCGCCCCAGCGCCGAGATCTTCCGGCAGACGGGCGTCTTCCTGGATACGCTCCAGGTGGACAACTACAGCGAAGGCTGGGATGCGCTGTCCCATTCCTTCGGGCACTACATGATCAACTCAGCGATCGTCGTGCTCGGCTGCATCGTGGGCAACCTGGTGGCGTGCTCCATGGCGGCTTATGCGTTCGCCAGGCTCGAGTTCACCGCCAAGCGGTTGTGGTTCGCCATCATGCTCGGCACCATCATGCTGCCGATCCACGTGATCATCGTGCCGCAGTACATCCTGTTCTCCCAGCTGGGGTGGGTGAACACGTTCTTGCCGCTGATCATCCCGAAGATTCTGGCCACCGACGCGTTCTTCATCTTCCTCATGGTCCAGTTCATCCGCGGGCTTCCGCGTGAGCTGGACGAGGCGGCCAGGATCGACGGCTGCGGCCACGGCCGGATCTTCCTGAAGGTCATCTTGCCGCTGATGATCCCCGCGCTCGCCACCACGGCGATCTTCACGTTCATCTGGACGTGGAACGATTTCTTCTCCCAGCTCATTTATCTGACCGATCCAGAGATGTACACGGTGCCTGTCGCGTTGCGCTCCTTCGTCGACTCCACGGTCGCCACCTCGTGGGGCTCGATGTTCGCGATGAGTGTGCTGTCTCTGATCCCCGTTTTCCTCGCTTTCCTCATCGGCCAGCGATACCTCATCAAGGGGATCGCCACCACCGGCGGCAAGTAG
- a CDS encoding carbohydrate ABC transporter permease yields the protein MSALGELQRLRGGGGAAARKRDNKAAAVFLLPWFVGLFVITVGPIAASFALGFTDYNLIQAPSFSGLDNFTRMLSDSRLHASLGVTFRYVGISVPLQLACALALALLLDRGLRGLAFYRSMFYLPSLLGSSVAIAVLWRQIFGADGLINQVLSMVGIEGRGWISDPSTALSTLIVLNVWTFGAPMVIFLAGLRQIPRMYYEAAATDGAGRWTQFWRITLPLLSPIIFFNLVLQVIHAFQSFTQAFVVSGGSGGPSDSTLFYTLYLYQRGFNNFDMGYASALAWLLLVIIAGFTVLNFWAAKYWVFYDD from the coding sequence ATGAGTGCTCTCGGGGAGCTTCAGCGGCTGCGAGGGGGCGGTGGTGCTGCTGCGCGGAAGCGGGACAACAAGGCGGCTGCCGTCTTCCTGTTGCCGTGGTTCGTCGGTCTGTTCGTCATCACCGTCGGACCGATCGCCGCCTCGTTCGCGCTCGGTTTCACCGACTACAACCTGATCCAAGCACCGTCGTTCAGCGGTTTGGACAACTTCACCCGCATGCTGTCGGACTCCCGGCTCCACGCGTCGTTGGGGGTGACTTTCCGCTATGTGGGCATATCGGTGCCACTGCAGCTGGCGTGTGCGCTTGCGCTCGCCCTCCTCCTGGACCGGGGGTTGCGCGGGCTGGCGTTCTATCGTTCGATGTTCTATCTTCCGTCACTGCTCGGTTCGAGTGTCGCCATCGCGGTGCTGTGGCGGCAGATCTTCGGCGCGGACGGCCTGATCAACCAGGTGTTGAGTATGGTCGGCATCGAGGGACGGGGCTGGATCTCCGATCCGAGTACGGCATTGTCGACGCTGATCGTGCTGAACGTCTGGACCTTCGGTGCGCCGATGGTCATCTTCCTGGCCGGCCTCCGGCAGATTCCGCGGATGTACTACGAGGCCGCGGCAACCGACGGCGCCGGGCGCTGGACCCAGTTCTGGCGGATCACGTTGCCGCTGCTGTCGCCGATCATCTTCTTCAACCTGGTGCTCCAGGTGATCCACGCCTTCCAGTCCTTCACCCAGGCGTTCGTCGTCTCGGGTGGCAGCGGCGGGCCGTCGGACTCGACGCTCTTCTACACGCTTTACCTGTATCAGCGCGGATTCAACAACTTCGACATGGGGTACGCCTCGGCGCTCGCGTGGTTGCTGCTCGTGATCATTGCCGGATTCACCGTCCTGAACTTCTGGGCGGCCAAGTATTGGGTGTTCTACGATGACTGA
- a CDS encoding substrate-binding domain-containing protein codes for MPHASRPTVTLRDVAAAAGVSVATASRVLGGSSRSVAPEYEERVLAAASALRYTADAAARAMRRVSDSIALVADDLTTPSIGLLVAAMEQEARSSGAFVTVSPTGGTPERQLETIRRLRALRPRALVLTTGRVEAAALGGRLTAELLAYQRDGGRVVIVGDTDTDFDSIRFDNRGSAREMGVYVGATGHRRVAVLAGPAGQAAMTARVEGFVSGLEDTGAGHEQVRIVYSELTRQGGFDAVRELISGARGGVDAVVAANDLLAIGGLGALRAEGISVPRQLSVTGFDDIQLAVDVTPRLTTIGVPLAEAGAEAIRLAVSARSDRVHLVLRGRLIVRDSTVARTSDGSITRL; via the coding sequence GTGCCGCACGCTTCGAGACCCACGGTTACCTTGCGCGACGTCGCGGCTGCGGCTGGAGTGTCGGTAGCCACCGCGTCTCGGGTGCTCGGCGGCAGCTCCCGCAGTGTGGCGCCGGAATACGAAGAACGGGTCCTGGCCGCCGCGTCGGCATTGAGATACACCGCCGACGCGGCGGCCAGGGCCATGCGCCGGGTCAGTGACTCGATTGCTCTGGTGGCCGATGATCTCACGACGCCGTCCATCGGTCTTCTCGTTGCGGCTATGGAGCAGGAGGCGCGCAGTTCTGGAGCCTTCGTCACCGTTTCGCCGACGGGCGGCACACCGGAACGGCAGCTGGAGACGATCCGCCGGCTGCGGGCGCTTCGCCCGCGCGCGCTTGTCCTCACTACGGGCAGGGTGGAGGCCGCTGCACTCGGCGGTCGCCTCACCGCGGAACTGCTCGCTTACCAGCGTGACGGCGGTCGGGTGGTGATCGTCGGCGACACCGACACCGACTTTGACTCCATCCGCTTCGACAACCGCGGATCGGCCCGGGAGATGGGCGTATACGTCGGGGCGACGGGACATCGCCGGGTCGCGGTTCTGGCCGGTCCGGCCGGTCAGGCAGCGATGACGGCCCGCGTGGAGGGGTTCGTTTCCGGGCTGGAGGATACGGGAGCTGGCCACGAACAGGTCAGGATCGTCTATTCCGAGCTGACCCGGCAGGGTGGCTTTGACGCCGTTCGAGAGCTGATCTCCGGTGCTCGCGGGGGTGTCGACGCGGTGGTGGCCGCCAACGACCTGCTCGCCATCGGCGGGCTCGGCGCGCTCCGCGCCGAGGGGATCTCCGTACCACGTCAGCTGTCAGTGACCGGCTTCGACGATATCCAGCTGGCCGTGGACGTCACACCCCGGCTCACCACGATCGGGGTGCCTCTGGCCGAGGCAGGGGCGGAGGCGATCCGGCTCGCCGTCAGCGCCCGGTCCGACCGCGTCCACCTGGTCCTGAGAGGGAGACTCATCGTGCGGGACAGTACGGTCGCGCGGACCTCGGACGGGTCGATCACCCGCCTCTGA